GTAAACAAACAACACAACCACACGAAGGCTTTGTATATGGACTTACCATAGTTCAAGAGGCCTCCAACTGCATCTACGTCCACTTTTTTGTCCGCTAAGTGCTGGTgttattttcagtttttggATACATGATCGCATAGATGACAGAATGTGGAATGCACCGGAAACATCCAGGCCATGATCCAAGCTATTCAATGTGGTCACAAGCTAATCTTTCCGCTCATAATATGGATCAATGGCTTCACAAGTActacctttttaaaaaaaatatgttaaaaaggAGATATTGAACTTGCATAAATTGTTTGAATTGTATTGACTATACTATCTACTATCAACCAGAGAGAAAAAGTGCCAGTAGCTAGGGTTTTGACTGAAATTGTAATCCCCTAATCCGAAACCATATTATTTGACTATATGACCTTTAGACTttgcatataattttttttttcaattgagcTAAGCACATTTGGTTGAATGaacaagtttattttttttttatataattggtTTTTTTTCCACGGTACTCAGACTGTATGAAAACGAGCTGGTGTTCATGCAGGCAGTTGAAACAAAAGCTAAGATGGATATTTGTCTCTGTAAATATAATATGGATCtgaaagtatcatatattaagGAATTGCATAGAATATAGtgagaaaaataaatgtaaGTCTTAGAACGACATTAGAGTCTCTATTTGATTGGAATAAACAGCCAAGGTACGTAAAATGTCGTTGTCTCCAATTCCATTACGGCGCCTAAACTGGTCATCCGCAAGTCCTTCAACTACCACTCTCCTGTAGACGTTTCTGTTCAGATCATAATATAGAGTCCGAACTGGATTCACCAATTCTAATGGTACATAGATCAACCCACCGGCATCATCCTCTTAGATCTAAACAGGCATGCGAAATTGGATCATAGCGAGGAAAAGGTAGATGAATTTCTTTATACGACCACTCGTGTTTCTCCGCGTCCTCCAAAATCCATATTTCAATATCATCAACTTTTGTAACATCATTATCTTTTGAAGAAACACAAGCTAACTTCCCTTGGTAAAGTAAGGGAAAATCTTAGGAACACTAAGGGGGTGTATTGAATTAAGTGTTTTAGGAGATTTTAGagtgttttaattttgatgagattttggtgagttttgaagttgtttgagtgattttaataaagtttaaaaataaaaataaagtttatagATGATTTGGTaagatattttctaaagttTTTAGAATTGTCTAGGTGATTTAACTGAAATGTTAATATTTAACACGATAGACTCTAGGCATTGAGTCCAATGTCCGTGCAAGTTCCACAATATACGTCACATGAGAAACCATTTGAAATTAAACAGTGTGAATTGAGCAACTAAAACTGGAAAAATAAAATGCTTAGGGAAGTAAAAGTACGTGGCCACCAAGATCAGAATCCTGACTAAGCTCCATGTTTTCACCACGTATCAAACCATGAAGACTATAAGACAATATCAGAACAGCTACAACTTAAAACTCACACCTATAGAACACCATTACTTCCATTAAAAGTAGCATCTTATACATTATGACAGTCATCTATactcttgagtgggatttgttgTGTTGGTTTTGGCTCTGGtgtcatatattttgtttatatacaaCTCGGCATGCCTTTAACGTTCAAACTAGTAAAGATTTGCATCTTAACAAAGTGAGTGGTCAGGTCCGAGTTATGACTGTTGGCAATGGCATGATTTTTGCTGGTACAAGTGTAAGTATTTTAGTTTCCTCTCGCTTTCTACTTGTGCTAGttctctgcttctttgttgattCTAAAGTAAATTACTTTTCTGCAGCCCGGTAGATTATATGTCAGTAAAGCAACTGACACCGAGTCTGATCCTTTCACATATCTCACATCTCTGGAGGGATGCCATAGCGGTGAAGTCACATGATTCATTGTTGGAGGTCAGCGACTACACTCTGGGTCTGTTGATAAAACAATTAAGGTGTGGGATCTGAATACAATGGAATTACAATGACTATTAGGCAACATACCGACACGATCACCTCCCTCCTGTGTTGGGATCAGTATCTCATATAGTCATATCGTCATCGTTGGATGAAACCATCAAAATCTGGGTTTATTTTGAAAATGGCAGCATTGTTATTGAACTGAATATGCCACAATCGACGACGAGGCTACTTTGAGTCCGTGAGAGGATGGAACCAGGCTGGCGACTAACCTCATAGAGCATGAGGGATTGAGTATCAGCGAAGTAGAGATAAGAAAAGCTGAAATCTTCGGATTAGGCTCGTTGGTGGCGCTTTGAACAGAAGGAAGAGGTGGCTCGGTGTGGAGGGGAGAGCAAGAGGTGGGGTTGATGAGGTGAAGAGAGTGGTGGCTAGGTGAGGAGGAGAGAGGAGGAGGTGATGTGGAGAAGAGACTGGTGGCTGGGTAAGGAAGAACATCAAAACCAGAGCAAGTCTCGACTTTTATGTGTGTATACATATTTTCAgaatgtattatttatttatttaaaatctctTCAAATACCATCGATGGTGATGTTATTTTACAAGAAGGATTTTTAACCAAAAATGAATGTCCACTTTCTGGTCAGCTAAGTGCGGGTGTGATCTTCAGTTTTTGGAAAAATGGACAGAAGGTGGACTGCACCGGAAACATTTAGGCCATGATCCAAGCTATTCAATGCGGTCACAACCTAATCTTTCCGTTTATATTATGGATCAATGGCTTCACAACTACCTTATGATACAAGTGAAGTCTATCTATACCTACCGAGTTTCAGGGCTTGGGGTTCGGCAAACCTTGTCGATAACAAAGATGACGCCTTAAAGACCCATTCGATTAACTTGTTAAACCAGAGGACAATCGGAGGTACTTTCTTTGACATATATTTCAATTTCTCTGCTGGTTCTTGATAAAGTTATATAATACCCTTGCCCCTGATAGGAGCAGGAACTTGACAGGTTTTTACCCTTCTCGGACGGATATCAACAAAGCTTTTATGAAAAAGGTTCCTCATTGACATTGTAATGGATTCTCCTGATGTTTTAAAGCATGAACTTCAGTGCACAACATCAGATTCATTCACTGGGTTCATCAAAGGTATGGAATTCGACATCTATAAAGGAACTAAGCCTGTTGTATACCCAGAAAAGTAATACTATACGGTAAAGAAATAACAAAGCTTACAGTGAAGAAAGAGGAGTTTTAAGTGCTGGTGGCGGTGATAAAGAGTTAGTAGAATTGTCAGTCCAGTTCTTGTCACCCCAGTGCCAAAGCATACTCTCCCAGTAGCAGAAGTCTTCATAACAAGTCTCTAGTCGCTTGTCTTTGATCTTAATCTTCCAATGTCCATCTGTGTAGTTTCCTTTCTCAGCTTGCATCCTGTCCCATTCCAGTTGCGCCTTCTGTTTCGATCTCAGCAGACAGAATTTCTGCAAGTTCTCAGGCATGGCGTCGTGCACTCTCCACCAGGTTTTGTGAGCTACATCGCTTGCAAACTCCTGCAGAATGTCGACATTCCAGTTGCAGTCATAGTCTCTGAAGCATAACCAAGGTTTGTTACCAAGGTAATGGAGGACGTAGAGAATAGGAGGGTCGGTTCCAAAGAGACGCGTCTTCATCTGCTTTATCTCAGGCTCATCACCTTCCCAGAAATGCTTCAGAAAGTTCATGTGTTTCGGGATCCGATGCCACCACGTGTAGACTTCGTTAAGGTATCCTTGGTCTCCTCCATTGTACGACACGATCTCATTGATGTGATCCATAAGCAGCTGGAATGTGGAGTTTGATGGCTCAACCACCATCACACCGGAGTTGAAGAGGGTGGCGTTGTTTCCGGTGGCAGATATCTCAGGCATCTCAAAGAGGAAGTCAATGTTCCTGAGGATAAGCATATCagcatcaatgaagatgatcttGTCGTACTCAGTCAATTGCCAAAGACGAAACTTGCTGTAGTTCCATTCGTTATATGCTTCTGCTTCAGCTTTCGGATTCCGTATCCTTTGAATAGAATAAATCTTCCATCCAGCCGCAGCCAGGCCACTTCTATGGTGCTCAGTTATCGAGTCATCAACAAGTATCACCAGGTCTCGCGTAGAGCCAGCCATGCGAATGCTCTGTGCTGCTGTTATGGCTCCACACACATAAAAATTAGCAGAGTGCAATATAGTGGCATATGCTTCTCTCTTTGCACTTGCTGAGTAGAAAGTATCTGCATGAAGAATAATGCCAGGTCAGGACCTTTTGTATCTCTGGCGATGTTAAACAAGCCAGGCCGAATGTTAAATGAACATTTTCAGAGTAATGCTTCCAGAAAAGGAATAGAAAACTGATACTGACCTTTAGCTTTAAGAGGAACTGTAAGTTCACAGGAACCAATAGGCAGCTGCACCTTTTGCCTCAGCTGGTGAAGGTTGGGCTTGAAGAGCCATAGGTTCCCTTGACGGGAAACAAGCTCCTTTCCAATAAAAAGATTAGGAATGGGAAAGCAATCAGTAATAAAAAGCACATGCACATCGTGAAGGCCTTTAGAGGATGCAGCCACCCGAGCTGCTGCAAGTTGCAAGTGCAGTCTAACAACATCCCTCGACCACTTTCCTGCTTTGTTGCACGGAAGCTTGACGACAACAAGATCAAGCCGAGGCTTGCCAGGAACTTGAATCCAAGGAAGGGAAGGGCAAGTGGGGACTTCGAACTGCTCCTCTTCATCGATCCATTCAGGGTATAAAGATTCCCAAGTTATGTTACTTTTCATATGTCCCAGGTGAAGTGCAACATGGTCACAGTCAGGTATCAGATCCTTCCACTGAGCAATCTCATCATCGTTAAGATTTATAAAGCCAACCCCTTGATACCCGCTCTTCCCAGTCAGCTTCTCCACAACGTCTGACATATGGTCCCAGTTTATCTCAGCTGAAGATACATAGCGAGGATCAAGAGCACTTGACTCCATCATCCATCTGTTGACGAAAGTAGAAATTAAGAAAGCCTCATCAATCAACAGAAAACAAGCACAAGTGTGCAGGGAACAGGAGATACCTAGAGTTATTATTGGAGGGATGATCAGCGATGTGTACTGCTGGTGAACGGTAGAGAGTATACACGGTTCCGAGGACAATGAGAATCAACACAACTTTCAGCGTAGAGAATTTGCCAGTCCAGTTTCTATACTGAAAGGAGCCGTGTAATCCTCCCTTGTCGAGATCTTTAGCATCTCGATTTCTCAGCGATCTCCTCTTGCTCGTCTCATCGCTATCAACACGAAGCAAGTGTAGGGATGAGTAAGCAATTAATACTATAATCGAAATTCAAGTCATAAAAAGTCAACTTGCTACGGATAACTCAAAATCACATCGAGCATAATAGTTAAGCAACATCAGATACAAGAGTCAGATCCCGATGATCCAAGCGAAGAATGTTAACAGAAAGCGTGGACACAAATTGACAAAATGGACTAGTATAGTGATCCGATACCGTCAAATCCACCAACTACGGAAGCTTTAGCTAGCTAAACTAGTCAAGAGAATGATCGAaagacggaagaagaagaagaagaaagtggcGGAGACTTACGTTTGACTTGATAGTCGGTGCCTCGGCTCAACGGGACTAGGGGAAGGAAGCCTCATACTCTGGGATCGATCAATCGGAGCTAGTAGCTCCTGCAGCAGGATGAACGAATAGCTTCAGATACTCTTCTTCCCTGTATGATTCCCGAGAAAACTTCCCCCAGAAAATTAGAGAGctagagagagagtttataaCCAAATCAAATAATTTCGTTTGTTAATGTAATGCGCTGTGTTCTTTACAATTTGAcgcttcttttgtttgtttgcttgGTTAGTTTAGTAAATAATACTACTAGtagtaataaaataatcaaaatgtaTCCAATTATAATGGCAGAAATTTTGTGATCCACCTACCATTCATTCAATGTAGAGCAATGGTTGCAAACGTTTTCGTTTTGGAGAAGACTCGAAAGAGCAAAGTTTCTGCTTTGTGTTTCCATGTCCAGGAATGCATACTTTCATAACAATAATAAATGACTTACTAGGCCTGTTCAAGATCCATCTAGCTGAAGATGCAAATCTATCttcgttttgtgcattataatgctacCTTCATCTTAAAAACTCATCCACCAAATGAAGGTGAGTtttgatggtgcatctggatgcagatgcatctaTTTCAatccaaaatgataaatgacaaaaatgacattttaaaatcaaaatattattttcaaaccctaaattctatttttttgcatatacattttcctgctataaccaaaaaatgcattttctcgcaaaaactggaaaacacaattttccgccaaaaccgcaagatgCATCTAGTTCAATTTCcataaaaaacacattttttcgtTCAAACCAGTAAAACCGCACTTTtgaccaaaaccgaaaaatcgcattttcctgtcaaaacaaaaaaaaaacgtattttcccgccaaaacccaaaaaacgcattttcccgccaaactcaaaaaaacattttccagccaaaaccgcaaaaagcattttctcgccaaaaccggaaaacacaatttcctcgccaaaaccggaaaaacgcaatttttccgccaaaaccgaaaaatgcattttcccgccaaaactggaaaacacaattttcccgccaaaattggaaaacggaattttcccgccaaaaccggaaaacataattttttcgccaaaaccggaaaaacgtatttttccgccaaaactagaaaacacattttctcgccaaaattggaaaaaacgcattttcccgccaaaattggaaaaatgtattttcccacccaggaccggaaaaatgtattttatcgtcgaaaccgcaaaaatgttttttccgccaaaatcgcaaaaaaacctttcccgccaaaatcgcgaaaaaaacttttcccgctaaaatcgtgaaaaaaaacttttcccgccaaaaccgcaaaacacatttttctcgtccaaaccgcaaaacatatttttccgtcaaacccataaaaacgtaatttttccaccaaaacaacaaaatgcactttttcgccaaaaacacattttttctcaaaaaccgcaaaaatattttctgccaaaaccgtaaaaatgctgtttttccgccgaaacgtaaaaaattatattttaatcattttattaacaagtccacctAGATGTAGatggaagttaaaaaatgaaaaagcaaacgaacatagttgcattcaaGTAATTTATCTGGATGTatggacgaaatgaagaaacgaacaacacccagatggagcatctggatgcatcttccagATGCACAAACCAACGGGTCCCTAATCAACTATAAATCATTACATGATGGAGCACTGTTACAAGTCTTGTATTGTttcttgtttaaaataaaaaagtttagaCTAACattttattctaaatttatttttccaactATAGAAGGTAACATTTTATTGTGTCGGACCTCAGTCTTCCGTGTCTGATTAATTTCTAATAACGTTACCCTTTAGACCTAAACTAAATCTCGTCCGCACGGGTATTTgcttttgtaaatgtttaaaattaaatacatacattattgtactaattaaattagaaaagactaattaattaaatataactgagttatttttattattctaaaaatttaaacgattttgattaatttaattttcaataaactaataaattaatctgataatttaatctattttatagtttttatggattgcaaaattaaatttttgattttgatttaaattaaatgaaggGTTGCATATCTTCTAAATTTATTAGGTAGCTAAATATTAGGCAATTTCGTAATAATTTTTATGGAAATTGTTATTTATAAGTTCAATGGCATTGGATAGTAATTATGGAGGAAAACTTagagttaaaatttatttgtacaccagttttaatagtttagattttcctcttgggaaaaaaaaaaaaaaaagctaagtgTTATGATTTCATAACCAAAATAAGTTATGGATCTGATATCACAGAGTCACCATAAGAATAAATTGAAATACAGTAGTGTGAATTAACATGATAGGT
This region of Brassica napus cultivar Da-Ae chromosome C5, Da-Ae, whole genome shotgun sequence genomic DNA includes:
- the LOC106347361 gene encoding putative UDP-glucuronate:xylan alpha-glucuronosyltransferase 3, giving the protein MRLPSPSPVEPRHRLSSQTDETSKRRSLRNRDAKDLDKGGLHGSFQYRNWTGKFSTLKVVLILIVLGTVYTLYRSPAVHIADHPSNNNSRWMMESSALDPRYVSSAEINWDHMSDVVEKLTGKSGYQGVGFINLNDDEIAQWKDLIPDCDHVALHLGHMKSNITWESLYPEWIDEEEQFEVPTCPSLPWIQVPGKPRLDLVVVKLPCNKAGKWSRDVVRLHLQLAAARVAASSKGLHDVHVLFITDCFPIPNLFIGKELVSRQGNLWLFKPNLHQLRQKVQLPIGSCELTVPLKAKDTFYSASAKREAYATILHSANFYVCGAITAAQSIRMAGSTRDLVILVDDSITEHHRSGLAAAGWKIYSIQRIRNPKAEAEAYNEWNYSKFRLWQLTEYDKIIFIDADMLILRNIDFLFEMPEISATGNNATLFNSGVMVVEPSNSTFQLLMDHINEIVSYNGGDQGYLNEVYTWWHRIPKHMNFLKHFWEGDEPEIKQMKTRLFGTDPPILYVLHYLGNKPWLCFRDYDCNWNVDILQEFASDVAHKTWWRVHDAMPENLQKFCLLRSKQKAQLEWDRMQAEKGNYTDGHWKIKIKDKRLETCYEDFCYWESMLWHWGDKNWTDNSTNSLSPPPALKTPLSSL